In 'Nostoc azollae' 0708, the following are encoded in one genomic region:
- a CDS encoding histidinol-phosphate transaminase: MLPFIRSDLAQLTAYKPHPSSNSTEPLAIQFDRLDTNESSYDLPPEIKEQLAWTFQQIIESNRYPDGEHETLKEAIAQYVNESARYSSCAVTTANISVGNGSDELIRSLLIATCLGGEGSVLVANPTFSMYAILAQTLGIPVVSVGRDESNFEIDLKAAQSALEETQNPPIRVVFVVHPNSPTANCLTAAELTWLKSLPEEILVVIDEAYFEFSQTTLVGELAQHPNWVVLRTFSKAFRLAAMRVGYCVGHPDAISILEKVRLPYNVPRFSITAALIALQNHQLLLSSIPETLSERSQLIAALSPHPALEIRASDTNFIYLRLKPNALQSTEVALKSLNQTLKSEGTLIRLLPGGLRITIGTPTENTRTLKRLQIALENLEY; this comes from the coding sequence ATGCTTCCATTTATTCGTTCCGATTTAGCTCAACTTACTGCTTATAAACCTCACCCTAGTAGTAATTCGACAGAACCACTTGCTATACAATTCGATCGGCTGGATACCAATGAAAGTTCTTATGATTTGCCACCAGAAATAAAAGAACAGTTAGCGTGGACTTTTCAACAAATTATCGAAAGCAATCGTTATCCTGATGGTGAACATGAAACACTAAAAGAAGCAATCGCTCAATATGTCAATGAGTCCGCTAGGTATTCATCCTGTGCTGTGACTACGGCTAATATTTCCGTTGGTAATGGTTCAGATGAACTGATTCGTTCTTTATTAATCGCCACTTGTTTGGGGGGTGAAGGTTCTGTTTTAGTTGCCAACCCCACTTTTTCCATGTACGCAATTTTGGCGCAAACTTTGGGTATTCCTGTGGTAAGTGTGGGTAGAGATGAAAGCAATTTTGAAATAGATTTAAAAGCTGCACAATCTGCTCTGGAAGAAACTCAAAATCCTCCTATTCGTGTGGTTTTCGTCGTTCACCCCAATTCCCCAACTGCTAATTGCTTAACTGCGGCAGAATTGACATGGTTGAAAAGTCTACCAGAAGAGATTTTGGTAGTTATTGATGAAGCTTACTTTGAATTTAGTCAAACTACCTTAGTTGGGGAATTAGCACAACATCCAAACTGGGTCGTGTTGCGGACTTTTTCTAAAGCTTTTCGGTTAGCAGCCATGCGAGTAGGTTATTGTGTCGGTCATCCTGATGCAATCTCCATCTTAGAAAAAGTCCGTCTCCCTTACAATGTACCACGTTTCTCAATTACTGCTGCTTTAATTGCTTTACAAAATCACCAACTTTTGCTTAGTTCTATTCCGGAAACCCTGAGTGAAAGAAGTCAACTTATTGCTGCTTTATCCCCACATCCAGCCTTGGAAATTAGAGCCAGTGACACTAATTTCATTTACCTCCGTCTCAAACCAAATGCTTTGCAATCTACAGAAGTTGCTTTAAAAAGCCTCAACCAAACACTCAAAAGTGAAGGTACTCTGATCAGATTACTTCCTGGGGGATTGCGAATTACTATAGGCACACCGACAGAAAACACTCGTACCCTCAAGCGATTGCAAATTGCTTTAGAAAACTTGGAATATTAA
- a CDS encoding FecR domain-containing protein, whose product MVCVVSTGQASLADLCFNNGSVARIGEQAVFEFWPQTRDSTLYNGTVLLLIPPGRDQTQINTPNADAAIRGSALFVRYNRESETTVIGELTNSRIQVVNKKSSQSLVLQAGKLMVVVKGEFQGLYDFDLRHFHQNSNLVRGFDLIKQNSSPLPDPELASVQAQTAAAVVTQKPIMGQGAIKNPSFLRRSSHARGSNKNSNKNYNKNSNNRDFGREQKLINRPLRDNLERGSNVGNLRGPFDLFIRNGDIIRENRRNNNPGQGRGNQVRGNQVCPNQGCPNQGGSNSNNQ is encoded by the coding sequence ATGGTGTGTGTTGTATCTACTGGTCAAGCTTCCCTAGCGGATTTATGTTTTAATAATGGTTCTGTAGCGCGGATTGGTGAACAAGCCGTGTTTGAATTTTGGCCCCAAACGAGAGATTCCACACTCTATAACGGAACAGTTTTGCTACTCATTCCACCAGGCAGGGATCAAACACAGATTAATACACCAAATGCCGATGCTGCTATTCGCGGTTCGGCATTATTTGTTCGCTATAACCGAGAATCAGAGACTACTGTTATTGGTGAGCTGACAAATAGTCGTATTCAAGTGGTTAACAAGAAATCTTCCCAAAGTTTGGTTCTGCAAGCAGGAAAATTAATGGTTGTAGTTAAAGGCGAATTTCAAGGTTTATATGATTTTGACTTGAGACATTTCCATCAAAATAGCAATTTGGTGCGTGGCTTTGATTTGATTAAGCAAAATTCTTCTCCCTTACCAGATCCAGAATTAGCCAGTGTTCAAGCTCAAACCGCCGCAGCGGTAGTTACACAAAAACCTATCATGGGTCAGGGTGCAATTAAAAACCCATCTTTTCTACGGAGGAGTTCTCACGCCCGTGGTTCTAACAAGAACTCTAACAAGAACTATAACAAAAACTCCAATAATAGAGATTTTGGGCGAGAACAAAAACTTATCAACCGTCCTTTAAGAGACAATTTAGAAAGAGGCTCTAATGTGGGTAATCTTCGTGGACCATTTGATCTGTTTATCAGAAACGGAGACATCATCCGCGAAAATAGACGAAATAATAATCCTGGTCAAGGTCGTGGCAACCAGGTCCGTGGCAACCAAGTCTGTCCCAATCAAGGCTGTCCCAATCAAGGCGGTAGCAATAGCAACAATCAATGA
- a CDS encoding sulfurtransferase codes for MTNHQFVVSSQWLFAHLNDPQVLIVDCRFSLADSQLGQKQYQASHISHSYYLDLSLDLSSPMGENGGRHPLPDINNLANKLANIGVNSQRTLVVAYDDSRFAFASRLWWLLRYLGHDHVAVLDGGFGGWQKAGYPVSQVTPVPKKGILTPHLRTGKVVDYTYVKNFKDIPDIVLVDSRECDRYRGEREPIDKIAGHIPGAVNYPWQEVTDASGFLLPQLEQRQRWEQLEANKEILVYCGSGVTACVNLLSLEIAGISTGKLYAGSWSDWISH; via the coding sequence ATGACTAATCATCAATTTGTTGTCTCTTCCCAATGGCTATTTGCACATCTTAATGATCCCCAGGTTCTGATTGTTGATTGTCGTTTTTCTTTGGCTGATTCACAATTAGGACAAAAGCAATATCAAGCAAGTCATATTTCTCATTCTTACTATTTAGATTTAAGTCTAGATTTATCTAGTCCTATGGGAGAAAATGGGGGAAGACATCCTTTACCTGATATCAATAATTTAGCTAATAAATTAGCGAATATCGGGGTTAATTCACAAAGAACTTTGGTAGTCGCCTATGATGATTCACGCTTTGCTTTTGCATCTCGTCTGTGGTGGTTATTGCGCTATTTAGGACATGACCATGTAGCTGTTTTAGATGGTGGCTTTGGTGGTTGGCAAAAAGCTGGTTATCCTGTTTCTCAAGTGACTCCAGTACCGAAGAAGGGAATTTTAACACCTCATTTAAGAACTGGAAAAGTCGTAGATTATACTTATGTTAAAAATTTCAAAGATATTCCAGATATAGTTTTAGTAGATTCTAGGGAGTGTGATCGCTATCGTGGAGAACGAGAACCCATTGATAAAATTGCTGGACATATTCCCGGTGCTGTAAACTATCCCTGGCAAGAAGTTACCGATGCTTCCGGTTTCTTACTTCCCCAGTTAGAACAGCGTCAAAGATGGGAACAGCTAGAAGCAAATAAAGAGATTTTAGTTTACTGTGGTTCTGGTGTTACAGCTTGTGTAAATTTACTTTCTTTAGAAATAGCTGGCATTTCCACAGGTAAGCTTTATGCTGGTAGTTGGAGTGATTGGATTAGTCATTAG
- the glmU gene encoding bifunctional UDP-N-acetylglucosamine diphosphorylase/glucosamine-1-phosphate N-acetyltransferase GlmU, giving the protein MVVVAILAAGKGTRMKSNLPKVLHSLGGKSLVERVIESVEPLSPARRLVIVGYQSEEVKTALTKISEVEFVEQTVQLGTGHAIQQLLPHLEGYTGDLLILNGDVPLLQTETLKNLLQIHQENQNYCTILSAQLSNPKGYGRVFRTSEGIVRKIVEDKDCTPNQRENNRVNAGIYCFRWSDLAKFLPHLEANNAQKEYYLTDAVTQVGKVMAVDVEDDQEILGINDRLQLATAYDILQRRIKEKWLMAGVTLINPASITIDETVELQPDVIIEPQTHLRGKTVIQSGSRIGPGSLIENSQLGENVAVQYSVVTDSFVEAGTKIGPYAHLRGHAEVGANCRIGNFVELKNTELGNRTNVAHLSYLGDTTAGTQVNIGAGTITANYDGVKKHRTRIGDRTKTGSNSVLVAPITVGNDVYIAAGSTVTEDVENDALVIARSRQVVKPGWKRKAES; this is encoded by the coding sequence ATGGTTGTTGTAGCAATTCTCGCCGCAGGAAAAGGCACAAGAATGAAATCTAATCTACCTAAAGTTTTACATTCTTTGGGTGGAAAATCCTTAGTTGAGCGTGTTATTGAAAGTGTTGAACCTCTTTCACCTGCACGCAGGTTAGTCATTGTTGGATATCAGTCTGAAGAAGTGAAAACTGCTTTGACTAAAATTTCTGAAGTGGAGTTTGTGGAACAGACTGTACAATTAGGTACAGGTCACGCTATCCAACAATTACTTCCTCATTTAGAAGGTTACACTGGGGATTTATTGATTTTAAATGGTGATGTGCCTTTGTTACAGACTGAAACTTTGAAAAATCTTTTACAAATTCACCAAGAAAATCAAAATTACTGTACTATTCTCTCTGCACAATTATCAAATCCTAAAGGTTATGGAAGGGTTTTCCGTACCAGTGAAGGTATTGTACGAAAAATAGTTGAGGATAAAGATTGCACTCCTAATCAAAGAGAAAATAACCGTGTAAATGCGGGGATTTACTGTTTCCGTTGGTCGGATTTAGCAAAATTTCTACCTCATTTAGAAGCTAATAATGCCCAAAAAGAATATTATCTTACAGATGCTGTTACTCAAGTTGGAAAAGTGATGGCTGTAGATGTGGAAGATGACCAGGAAATTCTGGGAATTAATGATAGATTGCAATTAGCAACAGCTTACGATATCTTGCAAAGACGCATTAAGGAAAAATGGCTTATGGCAGGTGTGACGCTAATTAATCCTGCAAGTATTACCATTGATGAAACGGTAGAGTTACAACCAGATGTGATTATTGAACCTCAAACCCATTTGCGGGGTAAAACGGTGATTCAATCTGGTAGTCGTATTGGCCCTGGGAGTTTAATTGAAAATAGCCAATTGGGTGAAAATGTGGCTGTTCAATATTCTGTAGTTACAGATAGTTTTGTGGAAGCAGGAACGAAAATTGGACCCTATGCTCATTTGCGTGGCCATGCTGAAGTGGGTGCTAATTGTAGAATTGGTAATTTTGTGGAGTTGAAAAATACAGAATTAGGTAATCGCACTAATGTAGCACACCTCTCATATCTGGGTGACACCACAGCGGGAACTCAGGTAAATATCGGTGCGGGAACCATTACCGCTAATTATGATGGTGTGAAGAAACATAGAACCAGGATAGGTGATCGCACCAAAACTGGTTCTAATAGTGTTTTAGTTGCACCTATTACTGTGGGTAATGATGTGTACATAGCCGCAGGTTCAACGGTGACAGAAGATGTAGAGAATGATGCTTTAGTAATTGCGCGGAGTCGTCAAGTAGTGAAACCAGGTTGGAAGAGAAAAGCTGAAAGTTGA